AAATTTTCAAAAGTATAAGCTCTTAAAAATCGCTTCTGATAGGTATCATTAAACTTTTCGATGATGCCGTTACGCCAAGGTTCTTTTACCGGAATGAATATCGGAGTCACCCCTTGGCTAAGGGCAAATCGGACAATGCTGCCAAAGCTGCGCGGATAACGGTTAGAACCCCGAAAGGCTAATTCGTTATCCATTTGCAAGGCATCGGGCATACCGTTTTTTTGCCAAAACGCAGCGAGGGCTGCCACAATGCCCACAGACGACTTGGTACGTACCGCTTTCACATAACAGGTATGCGTAGTAATATCTATCAGATTAATGCTGTAAAACATACCATCGCCCTTGATGTATCTGGGACCAACCAAATCCATTTGATGTGTATGCCAGAATGTTTCAGGATAAGCTTTACCCGGCATCTTTTGTTCCAAAGGCTTATTCAAGCCATGTTTTGCAATCACACGGTTAATAGTCCATACCGGTGCAACAGGCATTGCCCTGCGTTGCATCTCGTATTGAATGGATATAGCACCAATCTGTGCCATTTTCTCCTGCATCAATTCTGTACGTATCAACAAAATATTCTGTTCCATTGCAGCATCTACAGATGCACAAGGCGTGTGAGGCGCCCGGCTTTGTTCTTCCCACCAGTTGCCTTGTGGGTTATTCTTGTAACGGCTTATCCAATGATACAACCATTTGCGGCTTTTATTAAAACGATGCGCTATTGCTGCCGCTTTTTCTTTTGCCAAATATAGCCTTATGGCTTCCTGTCTTTGC
The Arachidicoccus soli DNA segment above includes these coding regions:
- a CDS encoding integrase core domain-containing protein, producing the protein MDDIQQRQEAIRLYLAKEKAAAIAHRFNKSRKWLYHWISRYKNNPQGNWWEEQSRAPHTPCASVDAAMEQNILLIRTELMQEKMAQIGAISIQYEMQRRAMPVAPVWTINRVIAKHGLNKPLEQKMPGKAYPETFWHTHQMDLVGPRYIKGDGMFYSINLIDITTHTCYVKAVRTKSSVGIVAALAAFWQKNGMPDALQMDNELAFRGSNRYPRSFGSIVRFALSQGVTPIFIPVKEPWRNGIIEKFNDTYQKRFLRAYTFENLNDLSVQEKAFITFHNSHHRYSSQQHKTPDEMQALALKPICYKGNIHLPNMDGKVHIPLRGGCVYYIRYIRSDLKLRLPNECFILHERFKYSYVVAEVNIENHCLNIRQNYEIVQTFPYTITAIDW